In the Candidatus Methylomirabilota bacterium genome, one interval contains:
- a CDS encoding antibiotic biosynthesis monooxygenase, with protein sequence MIMRITWGKLRPGSWDDFEKTYHATVAAKGRHITGLRGRWLLQDTDDKDTGFAVSLWESAAEMQAYEQSDLYRQEFAPALQPFFVGDYKTYRCEVKYMQ encoded by the coding sequence ATGATCATGCGGATTACGTGGGGAAAACTCCGGCCCGGCTCATGGGATGACTTTGAGAAAACGTATCACGCCACGGTGGCAGCAAAGGGGCGTCACATCACGGGGCTTCGCGGGCGGTGGCTCTTGCAAGATACGGACGATAAGGATACCGGGTTTGCAGTAAGTTTGTGGGAAAGCGCTGCGGAGATGCAGGCGTATGAGCAGAGCGACCTCTACCGACAAGAGTTTGCACCTGCGCTTCAGCCCTTTTTTGTCGGTGACTACAAGACCTATCGCTGTGAGGTCAAGTATATGCAATAG